The Chryseobacterium nakagawai genome has a segment encoding these proteins:
- the rplC gene encoding 50S ribosomal protein L3: MSGIIGKKIGMTSLFNEEGKNIPCTVIQAGPCSVLQVRTLEVDGYKAVQLGFDDKSEKNVGKALAGHFKKAGSAPKAKLVEFYREFVDEVKVGEEVKVDLFAEGEYVDVTGTSKGKGFQGVVKRHGFGGVMQATHGQHNRLRAPGSIGAGSDPSRVFKGMRMAGRMGGKQVTVQNLQVLKVDQEQNLLVVKGAVPGAKNSYVIIRKWN, translated from the coding sequence ATGTCAGGTATTATTGGTAAAAAAATCGGTATGACGTCTTTGTTTAACGAAGAAGGGAAAAACATTCCTTGTACAGTTATTCAAGCTGGTCCATGCTCGGTTTTACAGGTCAGAACCTTAGAAGTTGACGGATATAAAGCTGTTCAATTAGGTTTCGATGACAAGAGTGAGAAGAACGTTGGTAAAGCGTTAGCTGGCCATTTTAAAAAGGCTGGTTCTGCTCCTAAAGCTAAATTAGTAGAATTCTACAGAGAATTTGTTGATGAAGTGAAAGTAGGAGAAGAAGTAAAAGTTGATCTATTCGCTGAAGGTGAATATGTTGACGTAACAGGAACTTCAAAAGGTAAAGGCTTCCAGGGTGTTGTTAAAAGACACGGATTTGGAGGTGTAATGCAGGCAACTCATGGTCAGCACAACAGACTTAGAGCTCCAGGTTCTATCGGTGCTGGTTCAGACCCTTCAAGAGTATTCAAAGGGATGAGAATGGCTGGAAGAATGGGAGGTAAGCAGGTAACTGTTCAAAACCTTCAAGTGTTAAAAGTTGATCAAGAACAAAATCTTTTAGTAGTAAAAGGTGCTGTTCCGGGAGCTAAAAATTCTTATGTAATTATCAGAAAATGGAACTAG
- the rpsS gene encoding 30S ribosomal protein S19, with amino-acid sequence MARSLKKGPFIHHTLDKKVQTNIESGKKTVIKTWSRASMISPDFVGQTIAVHNGKSFIPVYVTENMVGHKLGEFSPTRSFRGHGGNKNKGSR; translated from the coding sequence ATGGCAAGATCACTTAAAAAAGGACCATTCATTCATCATACTTTAGATAAGAAGGTTCAGACAAACATAGAGTCTGGTAAGAAGACAGTTATTAAAACTTGGTCTAGAGCATCAATGATCTCTCCGGACTTCGTAGGACAAACTATTGCAGTACACAACGGGAAATCTTTTATCCCTGTTTATGTTACAGAAAACATGGTTGGTCACAAGCTAGGCGAATTTTCTCCAACAAGATCTTTCAGAGGTCATGGTGGTAACAAAAACAAAGGAAGCAGATAA
- the rplD gene encoding 50S ribosomal protein L4, which produces MELVVLNTSGKETGRKVTLDETVFGIEPNQHAVYLEVKQYLAAQRQGTHKAKERSEITASTKKLKKQKGSGSARYGDIKSPTFRGGGRVFGPKPRDYRFKLNKALKRLAKKSVLSQKMRDNSIKVLEDLSFGAPKTKDFINVLNALELNGKKSLFVLPEANKNVYLSSRNLPKTKVMNFNEISSYDLVNAGEIIFLEGAVEKFQENLKK; this is translated from the coding sequence ATGGAACTAGTAGTATTAAATACATCAGGAAAAGAGACCGGAAGAAAAGTAACTCTAGACGAAACAGTATTCGGAATTGAGCCAAATCAGCACGCGGTTTACTTAGAAGTTAAACAGTACCTTGCTGCACAAAGACAAGGGACTCATAAAGCAAAAGAAAGAAGCGAAATTACTGCTTCTACTAAAAAGCTTAAGAAGCAAAAAGGATCAGGATCTGCTAGATATGGTGATATTAAATCTCCAACTTTCAGAGGTGGAGGTAGAGTATTCGGACCAAAACCAAGAGACTACAGATTCAAATTGAACAAAGCTCTTAAGAGATTAGCTAAGAAATCTGTTTTATCTCAGAAAATGAGAGATAACAGCATTAAAGTTTTAGAAGATTTGAGCTTTGGTGCTCCTAAGACTAAAGATTTTATCAATGTATTAAATGCATTGGAACTTAACGGTAAAAAATCTTTATTCGTTCTTCCTGAAGCTAACAAGAATGTGTATTTATCTTCAAGAAACTTACCTAAAACTAAAGTAATGAACTTCAACGAGATCAGTTCTTACGATTTAGTAAACGCTGGTGAGATCATTTTCTTAGAAGGTGCAGTTGAAAAATTCCAGGAAAATTTAAAGAAATAA
- the rplB gene encoding 50S ribosomal protein L2 → MSVRKLKPITPGQRFRIVNNFEEITTNKPEKSLTVGISKSGGRNQTGKMTMRYTGGGHKKKYRIIDFKRNKANVEATVKTVEYDPNRTAFIALLEYADGEKRYIIAPNGIKVDQKVISGESVEPNVGNAMKLKNIPLGTVISCVEMKPGQGAILARSAGSSAQLTSRDGKYAIIKLPSGESRMILTECMAMIGSVSNSDHQLTVSGKAGRSRWLGRRPRTRAVVMNPVDHPMGGGEGRSSGGHPRSRNGMPAKGYKTRKKNKASNRHIISKRK, encoded by the coding sequence ATGTCTGTTAGAAAATTAAAACCTATCACCCCGGGACAGAGATTCAGAATTGTTAACAATTTTGAAGAAATTACTACCAACAAACCAGAGAAATCTCTAACAGTTGGTATTAGTAAGTCAGGTGGACGTAACCAAACTGGTAAAATGACCATGCGTTACACCGGAGGTGGACACAAAAAGAAATACAGAATTATTGACTTCAAAAGAAACAAAGCAAACGTTGAAGCAACTGTAAAAACTGTAGAGTATGATCCAAACAGAACTGCATTTATCGCTTTACTAGAGTATGCTGATGGAGAGAAGAGATATATCATCGCTCCAAACGGTATCAAAGTTGATCAGAAAGTAATTTCTGGTGAAAGCGTAGAACCAAATGTAGGGAACGCAATGAAGTTGAAAAACATTCCATTAGGTACTGTAATTTCTTGTGTTGAAATGAAGCCTGGTCAAGGTGCAATTTTAGCAAGAAGTGCTGGTTCTTCAGCTCAATTGACTTCAAGAGACGGGAAATATGCAATCATCAAATTACCTTCAGGAGAGTCTAGAATGATCCTTACTGAATGTATGGCAATGATTGGATCTGTTTCTAACTCTGACCACCAGTTAACTGTATCAGGTAAGGCTGGTAGAAGCAGATGGTTAGGTAGAAGACCAAGAACAAGAGCAGTTGTAATGAACCCAGTAGATCACCCAATGGGAGGTGGTGAAGGACGTTCTTCAGGAGGTCACCCAAGATCTAGAAATGGTATGCCTGCTAAAGGTTACAAAACCAGAAAGAAAAATAAAGCGTCTAACCGTCATATCATATCTAAACGTAAATAA
- a CDS encoding glycerol-3-phosphate dehydrogenase/oxidase, whose product MKRNEELSKLTSIKEWDFIVIGGGASGLGSALDAVSRGFKTLLLESHDFAKATSSRSTKLVHGGVRYLAQGDIGLVKEALKERGLLAKNAAHIVKNQSFIIPNYTWWGGIYYKIGLSVYDFLAGKLSLGKTKYISKSKTIEKLPTIEQNHLASGVVYQDGQFDDARLAVNLTQTIIEKGGSAVNYVKVVNLLKDDKDKVIGVVAEDQFSKQHYQIHAKVVINATGVFTNDILNMNNPKHGKLVVPSQGIHLVLDKSFLKSDDAIMIPKTSDGRVLFVVPWHDRALVGTTDTLLENESFEPRALEEEISFVLNTARQYLSKKPTRDDVKSVFAGLRPLAAPKDGSKSTKEVSRSHKVIASDTGLVSIIGGKWTTYRKMAEDTIDKAMQVHNLGNTSSKTEHMSIHGNVKPEQVDRTNHLYVYGSDIPAIKALQEGNPRFSQKLHPDHPFTVAEVVWAVRNEMAETIEDVLARRARLLFLDARAAIDTAHNVARIIAEEKGHSEEWAQQQENEFIELAKGYLLTPYSPKVINLN is encoded by the coding sequence ATGAAACGAAACGAAGAACTCAGTAAATTAACCAGTATAAAAGAATGGGACTTTATTGTCATAGGAGGAGGAGCCAGTGGTTTAGGTTCAGCATTAGACGCAGTAAGCAGAGGATTCAAAACTTTATTACTTGAATCTCATGACTTTGCGAAAGCAACTTCCAGCAGAAGTACCAAACTGGTACATGGTGGAGTAAGATATTTAGCACAAGGAGATATAGGCTTGGTGAAAGAAGCATTAAAGGAAAGAGGCCTGTTAGCAAAAAATGCAGCACACATTGTAAAAAATCAGTCTTTCATTATTCCTAATTATACTTGGTGGGGCGGAATCTATTATAAAATAGGTTTATCCGTTTATGATTTCCTTGCCGGAAAATTAAGTTTGGGTAAAACGAAATACATCAGCAAATCAAAAACCATTGAAAAACTTCCTACTATTGAACAAAATCATTTAGCAAGTGGTGTTGTTTACCAGGACGGACAGTTTGATGATGCGAGACTTGCAGTCAATTTAACTCAAACCATTATTGAAAAAGGAGGAAGCGCTGTGAACTATGTAAAGGTTGTCAATCTTCTGAAAGATGATAAGGATAAAGTAATAGGTGTAGTTGCAGAAGACCAATTCTCCAAACAACACTACCAAATTCATGCAAAAGTGGTTATTAATGCTACCGGTGTTTTCACAAATGACATCCTTAATATGAATAATCCAAAACATGGTAAACTGGTAGTACCAAGTCAGGGAATTCACCTGGTTCTGGATAAATCATTCCTGAAAAGTGATGATGCCATCATGATTCCGAAGACTTCTGACGGAAGGGTGCTGTTTGTAGTACCTTGGCATGACAGGGCTTTGGTAGGAACAACAGATACTCTTTTGGAAAACGAAAGCTTTGAACCTCGTGCTTTGGAAGAGGAAATTAGTTTTGTTTTAAATACAGCAAGACAATACCTTTCTAAAAAACCAACCCGTGATGATGTAAAATCTGTTTTTGCCGGGCTTCGTCCTCTTGCCGCTCCAAAAGACGGAAGCAAGAGTACAAAAGAAGTTTCCCGAAGCCACAAGGTGATTGCTTCTGACACAGGATTGGTTTCTATTATTGGCGGAAAGTGGACAACTTACCGTAAAATGGCTGAAGATACTATTGATAAAGCCATGCAGGTACACAATCTGGGCAATACGAGTTCTAAAACAGAACATATGTCTATTCATGGAAACGTAAAACCAGAACAAGTAGACAGAACGAATCATTTATATGTATACGGATCTGATATCCCTGCCATAAAAGCTTTACAGGAAGGTAATCCACGTTTTTCACAGAAACTACACCCGGACCATCCATTCACGGTAGCGGAAGTAGTTTGGGCTGTAAGAAATGAAATGGCTGAAACAATTGAAGATGTACTGGCAAGAAGAGCTCGTTTGTTATTCCTTGATGCAAGAGCAGCTATAGACACGGCACACAATGTGGCCAGAATTATTGCTGAAGAAAAAGGACATTCTGAGGAATGGGCCCAGCAACAGGAAAATGAATTCATCGAATTGGCAA
- a CDS encoding DeoR/GlpR family DNA-binding transcription regulator produces the protein MEKLIPRHDEILKELDEKGHVLVQDLCERLNVSSVTIRKDLNYLESLGLLFRNHGGASKQVRYAYEQNVGEKENINVEAKQAIARAALSLIQENDCIILASGTTMHYLARMLMNFGPLTVLTSSLRVAIELCNNPNINVIQLGGEVRKSSTSIVGSISEGILKQFSCNKLFLGVDGIDLEFGISTSNAAEAHLNQVMIECADKTVVLADSSKLNKKGFGKIASLDQVDYLITDGGIIAEDQVRLEEIGVNVIK, from the coding sequence ATGGAGAAGCTAATACCAAGGCATGATGAAATATTAAAGGAACTGGATGAAAAAGGACATGTTCTTGTTCAGGATTTGTGCGAAAGGCTGAATGTTTCTTCGGTTACGATACGAAAGGATCTGAACTATCTCGAAAGTTTAGGACTTCTTTTTAGAAATCATGGAGGAGCAAGTAAACAGGTACGATATGCTTATGAGCAGAACGTAGGTGAAAAAGAAAATATTAATGTAGAAGCAAAACAAGCTATTGCAAGAGCTGCGCTGTCTTTAATTCAAGAGAATGACTGTATTATATTGGCATCAGGAACTACTATGCATTATCTTGCAAGGATGTTAATGAACTTCGGTCCGCTTACTGTTTTAACTTCTTCATTGAGGGTTGCAATTGAACTTTGTAATAATCCTAATATTAATGTGATTCAATTAGGAGGAGAGGTAAGAAAAAGTTCTACTTCCATTGTAGGATCTATTTCAGAAGGCATTCTTAAACAATTCTCATGTAATAAACTTTTTCTTGGGGTAGATGGGATTGATCTTGAGTTTGGAATCAGTACATCCAATGCTGCTGAAGCTCACCTTAATCAGGTTATGATTGAATGTGCAGATAAAACAGTAGTTCTTGCAGATTCTTCAAAGTTAAATAAAAAAGGTTTTGGTAAAATTGCTTCCCTGGATCAGGTGGATTATCTGATTACGGATGGCGGGATTATTGCCGAAGACCAGGTCAGACTAGAGGAAATTGGAGTTAATGTAATTAAATAA
- the rplW gene encoding 50S ribosomal protein L23, with product MSIIIKPVISEKANYLTDLRGTYSFLVNPKANKVQIKKAVEAAYGVKVADVNTMIYAPKVSSKYTKKGLQVGKTNKLKKAVIKLVEGDVIDIFAVN from the coding sequence ATGTCTATTATTATTAAACCAGTTATTTCAGAAAAGGCTAACTACCTTACAGATTTAAGAGGTACTTATTCTTTCTTAGTTAACCCTAAGGCGAATAAAGTTCAGATTAAAAAGGCTGTAGAAGCAGCTTATGGTGTAAAAGTAGCAGACGTTAATACAATGATTTATGCTCCGAAGGTTTCTTCAAAGTACACTAAAAAAGGTCTTCAAGTAGGAAAGACAAATAAATTGAAAAAAGCGGTAATTAAACTTGTTGAAGGTGATGTTATCGATATTTTTGCTGTAAATTAA
- the rplV gene encoding 50S ribosomal protein L22 translates to MGSRKRESALARKLTNQDVVKALHNDCPSSPRKMRLVADIIRGVEVDKALYILKYSKKDASNKLEKVLLSAMANWQTKNEGADIEEANLIVKEIFVDSARQLKRLRPAPQGRGYRIRKRSNHITLILGKKEN, encoded by the coding sequence ATGGGATCAAGAAAAAGAGAAAGTGCATTAGCACGTAAATTAACAAATCAAGATGTAGTAAAAGCATTACATAATGATTGCCCGTCTTCTCCAAGAAAAATGAGATTAGTAGCTGATATCATCAGAGGAGTAGAAGTAGACAAAGCTTTATACATTCTAAAATATTCTAAAAAGGACGCATCTAACAAGTTAGAAAAAGTATTGCTTTCAGCAATGGCTAACTGGCAAACTAAAAACGAAGGTGCTGATATTGAAGAAGCAAATCTTATCGTTAAAGAAATTTTTGTAGACAGTGCAAGACAATTGAAGAGACTGAGACCAGCTCCACAAGGTAGAGGGTACAGAATCAGAAAAAGATCAAACCACATTACATTAATCTTAGGTAAAAAAGAAAATTAA